The sequence TCTCAAACAGCCCCTTTTGTGTTCGATAAATTGACGCACTGAGATAGCTTTTTCAATTAGAAGATCACACCAACCCACCAACCATCATTGTACAAAGAATCAACCTCTTGAAGCAAATCTGAAATGGTCAACAACAGTTTCGGGCGGGCGAGGTCGTACGTGCAGCGTATCAATTCACTCAAAAATGCTGAATCATCATCTGTCCTCAAGCTCTGTTCTTCAATAAGTAACTTGTCCTCCCCCACAGCTTAcacattctttttctttttactgttGGTCATTTTTATCTCATTTATCTTTAGTTCACATTTGACGAGGTGAGATTTCTAAATTGCAAAAGTGTCAACTCATGAGATTTTTACCAAGGGAACGCAAGTTGAGGTTAGCAGTGATGAAGAGGCTTTAATGGTACTTTGTTTGCTGCAACTATAGTGGAAACTGTGGGGGGAGGACAAGTTCCTTAATGAATACCAGAGCTTGAGGACAGAAGATGATTCAGCATTTTTGAGAGAAGAGATTGATACGCTGCCCCTATGACCTTGTCTGCCCGAAACTGTTGTTGATCATTTCAGAGGTTGATGCTTTGTATAATGATGGTTGGTGGGTTGGTGTGATCTCAAACTGCATTTGTTATACAAATTTCTATTCTCACATCGGAATTCGTTGGCATTTTACCGTTGTATAAAAACTTTGTGTTTGTGATTAATGAGTATGCCTAAAGTCCAAGGCTTTGTGCAATATAAAAGTTGTTGAAACAAGCAtggtattttgttttggtagcATTCAATTTGACATACTGACGTTCTAGTATTTTGGTTTGTGTCATTCACTCAAGTCAGTGTCATTCCCCTCTCAAATTTCCGAAGTTTAATTTGGCAACTGAATCAAGCTTTTACCAATTTTTAGTGGAACATCCTAGGTGGGAAAGAAGCTTTAAATTGTAGCACAAAGTTATACAGATGGCGTTGAGGCGCTTTTTAGGGTTTTCGGATGGCGAGCTGATGAGGTCGGATGCAAAACCTTGTTCTAGATTGATGAGACAGACTGCTGGTATTTTCAGTGTTGGCGGAGCATTGGGATTCTGGATCCTTTGTAGACTGCATTATGGTTTGTCCTACTTCTACTAGTTATGGTTTTGTTATTGTAGCTTCTGCTGTTCTTGTACATGCACTTTCTCTATTAAATGCCATGATATGTGCCTGCTATGTTTGATTCTTGATCATTATGATCGTATGCGAAGTTTAAGCCGAAAACAAATGTACTCATCCATTCTAGTTGATTAACACAAAGCCATAGCTTATGTTGTTGCTTTTGTGCTCTTTCAGGACCCAGAATTACAGTTCCTAGGAGTCTTCGTTGGGCAGCATGTGGCGCAGTTTCTATGAGCTCAACCACTGCTTTGCTGGTTCGCTTATTTAGTCCAGAGTGTGAGCCCCAAAACATAGCTACTTATGACAAAGGAAATTAGCACTAAGTTCATGAAAGTTTTATTGCTATTCTAAACGAGTTCAGTTGGGTTTGTTAATCGTCATATGGGAGTGATTCAAATATGGATATTTGGTTTTATGCTATATGTATTTTCCCTGAAATGAATGCACCATTTGATTATGAAATGAACAGATTCATAAGATCTTTGCACCTTGCTAGTTCAACATGTTTCCAAACGATTGAGAACATCAACCATTTTCTTAGAATAAAAAATCTTTGTTCCTGCCATTTTCATAGGAAAcccttagagcaactccagcgCAGGAGTTTGGCCCGGGCAACAGGCCCCAATCAGCCCAAGTCTCCCTCCAGCGCAGCCCGGGCAAGCTGCGGGTCCCACGAGCccgggcaggcccaagggcGAAAATCAACTGGGCTCGAGCTCGAGTTGTGGTGACGTCACGACGACGTCAGCGCagggtaaaaaaatttgactgcCGTGCGCTGACGTCGTCGTGACGTCAGTGCTGACGTCAACACCAACGGTAAcctgccacgtgtcaacaccgGGTGGCTCCGATTGGATTTTTTCCAGAAATCCTACggttctcatttttttggccaaaaaaatttaaaaaaaatcctaaaaaatcagaaaaaattctgaaatttttttaaaaaaaataccaaaaaagtatgtattttttccctataaatacctaaccattttatctactttcaacaccaaatcttcatacaagttcttctccatacaatattttctactctccactcacataattcattttccacaccaaatctccatacaaactcatctccttcaaatattttttactctctactcatattttccactttccacaccaattccatacaaactcttctccttcaaatattttttactatccactcacatttttgtactactttccatttgtagaaaataaacaaatggcatcttctgtcgaaatcggaggctcgtggtcaacccaggaagatattgcgttgtgcgagtcttgggtgaacgttagtcATTACCCcatcacgggcaatgagatgaagttccatcatatgtggagcaaaattcatggagaattttgtcaaagatcgggttccattcggaccgaaatggctttgtctagtagatggaaaattctaaacaaagagttagggaaatggagaaatgccttgacaaaagcaagggagaacATTCGGAGCGGTCAAAATCtttccgatgaggtaaaatatttttaattgccattttaatcaatttaatgtaacttttttttttattgcatattctatttcttttttgttgcacaatgtttattttatttttgcatttcctaattggctttatttatttacataatcaatttttttcttgcatttcaaaatagtttataatttcatgcataatctttatttttgtttttgcattttcaatttgtctatatttatttacataatcaattttattcttgcatttcaaaaaagtttataatttcttgcattgtatatttttttaatgcacttccaattatttattttgaatagatcatacaagtacaaatgtggttcggtgccacgggggaagggaaaaaattttttgtgcatttccaatgttgggaaaTTGTCAAGGATTGttccagattcaaaattattcctacCGCACCCCCGGTTGTGTTGCatgagacgccgctccacgaatcgccatcaaccgattcgccattggactccccaatggaaacggagtcaccactcccacgtccgccgagacctattgggagaaaggcggcaaaggccaaaAGAGGGGCCACTTCGAACATTGATTGTGTTCAAATATtcgagcaaatagctaagaacaactctctaagatttgagagagacttgaggagagatgaagcggacaaggcacgattggaagcctttgcaattgaaaagcaacatgcaaaagaaaaagacgacgatgaaaaagagatgaaaatcatggccatggatacgagccatatgtctcctgaaacaaaggcctattggaagcataaacgaagggatgtgatgagaagaaaacttttccatgacgacggacctagcaatacggattggctaaatgatgaaaaccattagattgtattgttgtatttttttataattgttgtatttttttttaaattgttgtattatcctttaatttgttgtattgtttcttttttattcaatcaaaaaagCATTCTATAATtggactatttattaaaaacatttgagcattcctcacaaagattaattaaaaacaaaccttcatttattgcaaacaacacacaaaacaaaccatacataaaagcataataataaaaaagacctcgcaataattccacaaaacacaacacacaaaaacaaagcataattaaaaacaaagcataattccaaacaaagcacgaATCTAgccttcatccattgtgattgcctttcatctgccacaagtgctcgatcaagtcaacttgacgtctttcgtgaacatatgaagattgcatttcttgataacgatcaatcatggggttgttgaatcgaccatccTGAAGTAAAGGTTCGGGCTCCAttggtagtccatttggtcccatcggcctttcatatattcttgtcaacgccgtgttcataggatcgggttcaaacacctctggagcatcgtagtcatactcatcctccacaatcatgttgtggaggatgatgcaagtcatcataatactcctcAGCACTCCTCGTCTAGCATCCAAGCAGCACCCctgataattgcccaacgagcttgcaagataccgaaacacctttccacgtctttcctgtaaccttcttgaaaggaagcaaagcttctttccttctcaGATTGGGGAttcgaaattgttttcacgaatgtcatccacctaggataaattccgtcggcaaggtagtacgcaccagagtatacggtattgttgatttggtatgtgACCTGAGGGtaatgacctcgcaatacctcgtcgaacaccggggattgaccaaggacattgaggtcattctgagatccggcaactccaaaaaaggcatgccaaacccaagtgtcgaatgaagctacggcctccaaaatgatacttttttggcccttccgATTCCCATACTCTCCTTGCCAcgcagtaggacaattcttccactgccaatgcatgcaatcgatgcttccaatcattcctgggaaacctcgagcctcgcctttttgtagaagcctttgcaggtccctcggagtgggtttgcgaaggtcctccctcgtgtacaaattttccactgcatcacagaatctcaccaagcactctaggatagtagattttcccatccttgcaatctcatccacctgctctgcagatgccccataagcaagcatccgcaaagcagctgtaagtttttgctcccggataagacccaaaactccaacagtatcatgcttttgaatgaagtatgtgtcgtaattacaaatatcatgcatgattttttggaacaaatgtggctgcattctatatctctctcgaaacttatgagTAGGATATAatgaatttgggataaagtaatcctccaagagattcttaccccgagactctttgcgtctgtccacattcggggcacgacgacgatggtgttggcttgattgattcATCATACACACCGCCGCtacttcaagcatttcttcctcttcttcatcggcgtcccgatcttcttcctcacgtctacgccggatttcttcccattctttctgttgcctctccaacaccctcatgaagtttgacattgagagtataatgtgttttgtaaaatctgagaaatgaaggaatatatAAGATATGGTGTGAGAGAAGTGgtgttgatggtgtagttttatagagggattcagaagatagagatgatacgtggcacaattttagagggtgaaaatcttatctgaaatctgagatcactatttgtaaaaaaatatctgaaaatcttatcagacatgggacacgtggcacaattttagagggtgaaaatcttatctgaaatatgagattataattttttaaaaatatctgaaaatcttatctgacatgggacacgtggcacaattttagagggtgaaaattttatcggaaatatgagattataatttttattaatgaatatccgaaaattttatctggaataagacacgtggcaaccgagattctcatcagaaaatcttatccgaaaatttaattacaaaagattatcaaaattaatgatttaaagtataaaaaaataggaaataaagtacaatgaatagtaattgccctagactttgccctcgtgggtggaaccacaaatggcaaggctgacactattcacgtgaatagtggcagcccttgcttggccttgccttagactttgccctcatgggtggagttgctcttacaGCTGAACTTGTAAGATTTTTTCCGTCCAAAATGAGCAAATGTAAAAATGATTCTTGAGTGCCTGCAAAGGCTTGAACAATTTGTAAGTAGGGCAAttaagaggaaaaggaaaaactttgTCATTATATCTTGAAAGGGAACCCTGCTAAAGACATATTGGATGGTATTGTCTTCATGTTTTGGCAAATTGGCATGGGAATTTCAAGTGCAAAACAATAGATCCCAATAGGCTAAggggca comes from Prunus dulcis chromosome 6, ALMONDv2, whole genome shotgun sequence and encodes:
- the LOC117629617 gene encoding uncharacterized protein LOC117629617, with translation MALRRFLGFSDGELMRSDAKPCSRLMRQTAGIFSVGGALGFWILCRLHYGPRITVPRSLRWAACGAVSMSSTTALLVRLFSPECEPQNIATYDKGN